A window of the Henckelia pumila isolate YLH828 chromosome 3, ASM3356847v2, whole genome shotgun sequence genome harbors these coding sequences:
- the LOC140888427 gene encoding uncharacterized protein, whose translation MGAEIPAVLWAIGAGVGSVVVAALCAVTGRSEFVREGAAAVAAWMKMMMVLRLTKNMRLQNLSPDEECDKIKQFSDWIANIGVGKIGESNDGYATIDIPDELLLKDSNDPIASIVESTFPSSNISISVTAHFQQRAILAPTLDVVQFINEYMISQNYSERRLYLSSDMTCQSNRNIGILHDVHTPEYLNGLRCS comes from the exons ATGGGGGCCGAAATTCCGGCCGTTCTCTGGGCAATCGGGGCCGGTGTTGGTTCAGTTGTGGTCGCCGCCCTGTGTGCTGTCACTGGCCGGTCGGAATTTGTCCGGGAAGGGGCGGCGGCGGTGGCGGcgtggatgaagatgatgatgg TTTTAAGATTGACGAAAAACATGCGATTACAAAATTTAAGTCCTGATGAAGAATGTGATAAGATAAAGCAATTTTCTGATTGGATTGCTAATATAGGAGTTGGAAAAATTGGAGAATCAAATGATGGTTATGCGACAATAGATATTCCAGATGAACTTTTGCTGAAAGATTCTAACGATCCTATTGCCTCGATAGTCGAGAGTACGTTTCCTTCATCAAACATTTCTATCAGTGTTACTGCACATTTTCAGCAGAGAGCTATTTTGGCACCAACTCTTGATGTCGTTCAATTCATaaatgaatacatgatatctCAGAATTATTCTGAGAGAAGATTGTATTTAAGTTCTGATATGACATGTCAATCGAATAGAAACATTGGTATATTGCATGATGTGCATACCCCTGAATACTTAAACGGATTAAGATGCTCTTGA